The Salvelinus fontinalis isolate EN_2023a unplaced genomic scaffold, ASM2944872v1 scaffold_0525, whole genome shotgun sequence genome window below encodes:
- the LOC129846399 gene encoding zinc finger protein OZF-like, with product MSSLNDSLPAEEETVCWTEKEALIKEEEEEKDVTIQKQVEGEVVTLKEEEKDVSVKEEEDVTVKEEGFRVKEEEGVTVKDEEDSVFEVKAEEGENTVSSEEEEEETGYLGPISQTQFKASSGSKDELSHKMVLRNRAVITTGKRRDCPGSSGEPQQPHDADEAEKSLSRSEHFKKHQRRSTGKKPHCCSDCGKRFTSSAGITIHQKIHTVEKPYSCQCGKSFTHSTSLITHQRTHTGEKPYSCTQCGKSFTQLSNLISHQRTHTGEKPFSCGQCGKSFGQSSTLTLHQRIHTGEKSYSCTQCGKSFTTSSTLTLHHRIHTGEKPYSCDQCGKRFTTSSSLTSHHRIHTGEKPYSCDQCGKSFAASSTLTLHHRIHTGEKPYSCDQCGKSFGRSGQLTSHQRIHTGEKSYSCAQCGKSFGRSGQLTSHQRIHTGDKSYTCGQCGKSFTTSSILTVHQRTHTGDKPYTCGQCGKSFTTSSSLTVHQRIHTGEKPHSCDQCGKRYTDKRSLIKHQKIHGVVS from the exons atgagttcactaaatgactctcttcctgctgaagaagagacggtctgttggacggagaaagaagctctcatcaaagaggaggaggaagagaaggatgttacaatacaaaaacaagtagagggtgaggttgttaccctgaaagaagaagagaaagacgtttcagtgaaagaagaggaagacgttacagtgaaagaagaggggttccgagtgaaagaggaggaaggtgttacagtaaaagatgaggaggattcagtttttgaagtgaaagcggaggagggggagaatacggtctcatcggaagaagaggaggaagaaactggatatctgggcccgatttcccaaacacaatttaaggcatccagtggttctaaagatgaacttagccataagatggttttgagaaaccgggccgtgattaccactg GAAAGAGACGTGACTGtcctggatcctctggggagcctcaacaacctcatgatgctgacgaggcagagaagagtctctccagatcagaacacttcaagaaacaccagcggagatccacagggaagaaacctcactgctgctctgactgtgggaagagattcacctcatcagcaGGCATTACAATTCATCAGAAAATCCACACagtagagaaaccttatagctgtcaatgtgggaagagttttactcattcaaccagcctgataacacaccagagaacacacacaggagagaaaccgtatagctgtactcaatgtggtaagagttttactcagctaagcaaccttatatcacaccagagaacacacacaggagagaaaccttttagctgtggtcaatgtgggaagagttttggtcaatctagcactctgactctacaccaaagaatacacacaggagagaaatcttatagctgtactcaatgtgggaagagttttactacatctagcactctgactctacaccatagaatacacacaggagagaaaccttatagctgtgatcaatgtgggaagagatttacTACATCTAGCTCTCTGACTTCACACcatagaatacacacaggagagaaaccttatagctgtgatcaatgtgggaagagttttgctgcatctagcactctgactctacaccatagaatacacacaggagagaaaccttatagctgtgatcaatgtggaaagagttttggtcgatctggccagctgacatcacaccagagaatacacacaggagagaaatcttatagctgtgctcaatgtggaaagagttttggtcgatctggccagctgacatcacaccagagaatacacacaggagataaatcttatacctgtggtcaatgtgggaagagttttactacatctagcattctgactgtacaccagagaacacacacaggagataaaccttatacctgtggtcaatgtgggaagagttttactacatctagctctctgactgtacaccagagaatacacacgggagagaaacctcatagctgtgatcaatgtgggaagaggtacactgataaaagatctctgattaaacatcagaaaatacatggagttgtttcatga